A single window of Oerskovia paurometabola DNA harbors:
- a CDS encoding glycosyltransferase family 2 protein → MGSSRLAAVRLLAVVAVAFGLVYIGWRWTGTVAWDAWWIAVPLVVAETYSLGETVLYSLTMWNARRRPPAPPAPEGLSVDVFVTTYNEPVDLVLRTAIAARDMTYPHATWVLDDGNRPELEVAASRVGVGYITRGPEWEGRPRFAKAGNVNNALFRTSGDLVAILDADQVPEPRFLDRVLGYFEDEEVAFVQTPQHFWNVPPSDPLGTQAELFYGPIQQGKDGWGAAFFCGSNAVLRREALMALGLTRFSRDARGAMRAALRAGRSRLQDLLSQLAVREPSAMPVAEQALAAVRRAEGQFRRGDVLAEITSELRSAFTAALVQAPVAPVAPVAPVAPVAPVAPVAPVATAATGTVEPPEIQETPSLPEDVAGELLAELDGVLERVDVARTDQALTINPLDTTTITEDMATAMHLHAMGWTSVYHHEVLVHGLAPEDVGTALSQRLRWATGSMQVFFRDNPLLVRGLSLAQRLMYLGTMTSYLSGFAALVYLAAPVLFLTLGVFPLHADPALFFLHFLPFFVACQLLFQVSGKGSRGLWRGQQMSFALFPTWIAATLSGASAVFLGRHVAFSVTSKTKQATGTGYRHVLPQVVVTVVLLVASAVGVTRMLAGEASAPATFLTLGWVAVDLALLSAALRAARYTGPGDTVGDPVPPSVALLAAQAVGDVLDGDDALPTTFDPTEVPLDLTVRHVPRSSPWPPSSAHPTSP, encoded by the coding sequence ATGGGTAGCAGCAGACTGGCCGCGGTGCGGCTCCTGGCCGTGGTCGCGGTGGCCTTCGGGCTCGTGTACATCGGGTGGCGCTGGACGGGGACCGTGGCGTGGGACGCCTGGTGGATCGCGGTCCCCCTGGTCGTGGCGGAGACGTACAGCCTGGGCGAGACCGTCCTGTACTCGCTGACCATGTGGAACGCGAGGCGCCGGCCCCCGGCTCCCCCGGCCCCCGAGGGCCTGAGCGTCGACGTGTTCGTCACGACGTACAACGAGCCCGTGGACCTGGTCCTGCGGACCGCGATCGCGGCGCGCGACATGACGTACCCGCACGCGACGTGGGTCCTCGACGACGGCAACCGGCCCGAGCTCGAGGTCGCGGCGTCCCGCGTGGGCGTCGGGTACATCACGCGCGGTCCCGAGTGGGAGGGGCGGCCCCGCTTCGCGAAGGCGGGCAACGTCAACAACGCGCTGTTCCGCACGAGCGGCGACCTCGTCGCGATCCTCGACGCCGACCAGGTCCCGGAGCCGCGCTTCCTGGACCGGGTCCTGGGCTACTTCGAGGACGAGGAGGTCGCGTTCGTCCAGACGCCGCAGCACTTCTGGAACGTGCCGCCGAGCGACCCGCTGGGTACGCAGGCCGAGCTGTTCTACGGTCCCATCCAGCAGGGCAAGGACGGCTGGGGCGCGGCCTTCTTCTGCGGGTCGAACGCGGTGCTGCGGCGTGAGGCGCTCATGGCGCTGGGGCTGACCCGGTTCTCGCGGGACGCGCGCGGTGCGATGCGCGCCGCGCTCCGGGCAGGGCGGTCGCGGCTCCAGGACCTCCTGAGCCAGCTCGCGGTGCGCGAGCCCTCGGCGATGCCCGTCGCCGAGCAGGCCCTGGCCGCGGTGCGCCGGGCCGAGGGGCAGTTCCGGCGCGGCGACGTGCTCGCCGAGATCACCTCGGAGCTGCGATCGGCCTTCACCGCGGCCCTGGTCCAGGCGCCTGTGGCGCCTGTCGCACCTGTCGCGCCTGTGGCGCCTGTCGCACCTGTCGCGCCTGTGGCGCCTGTGGCGACCGCGGCGACCGGGACCGTGGAGCCGCCGGAGATCCAGGAGACCCCGTCCCTGCCCGAGGACGTGGCGGGCGAGCTGCTCGCCGAGCTCGACGGGGTGCTCGAGCGCGTCGACGTGGCCCGCACGGACCAGGCCCTGACGATCAACCCGCTCGACACGACCACGATCACCGAGGACATGGCCACGGCGATGCACCTGCACGCGATGGGGTGGACGAGCGTCTACCACCACGAGGTGCTCGTGCACGGGCTCGCGCCCGAGGACGTCGGCACGGCGCTGTCGCAGCGCCTGCGCTGGGCCACGGGGTCGATGCAGGTCTTCTTCCGGGACAACCCGCTCCTGGTCCGCGGGCTCTCGCTGGCCCAGCGGCTCATGTACCTGGGCACCATGACGAGCTACCTGAGCGGGTTCGCCGCTCTGGTCTACCTCGCCGCGCCCGTGCTCTTCCTGACGCTCGGCGTCTTCCCCCTGCATGCGGACCCGGCGCTGTTCTTCCTGCACTTCCTGCCGTTCTTCGTGGCCTGCCAGCTCCTCTTCCAGGTGTCCGGCAAGGGCAGCCGCGGGCTGTGGCGGGGTCAGCAGATGTCGTTCGCACTGTTCCCCACGTGGATCGCTGCGACGCTCTCGGGAGCCTCCGCGGTGTTCCTCGGCCGGCACGTCGCGTTCTCGGTCACGTCCAAGACCAAGCAGGCCACGGGCACGGGCTACCGGCACGTCCTGCCGCAGGTCGTCGTGACCGTGGTCCTGCTCGTGGCCTCGGCGGTCGGGGTGACCCGGATGCTTGCGGGCGAGGCCTCGGCGCCCGCCACGTTCCTGACCCTGGGCTGGGTCGCTGTCGACCTGGCCCTCCTGTCCGCCGCGCTGCGCGCTGCGCGGTACACGGGGCCCGGCGACACCGTCGGGGACCCCGTCCCCCCGTCCGTCGCACTGCTCGCGGCCCAGGCCGTGGGCGACGTGCTCGACGGCGACGACGCACTCCCGACCACGTTCGACCCGACGGAAGTCCCGCTAGACCTCACCGTCCGCCACGTCCCCAGGAGCTCGCCATGGCCGCCTTCGTCAGCGCACCCGACCTCACCCTGA
- a CDS encoding ATP-binding cassette domain-containing protein, translating to MSSSALPALSLHGIDKSFGAVRALEGIDLEVHRGEVVALVGDNAAGKSTLAKVIAGVLVPDAGIIESDGVPVTIPNPAAAHALGIATVFQDLALCDNLDVVSNLYLGRELRHGPRLDEAAMEDNARRILRDLTSRIPSVRTLVSDLSGGQRQSVAIARTLLGDPRIVVLDEPTASLSVSQTAEVLTHIERLRDLGHAVILISHNMTDVRAVADRIEVLRHGRNNGSFSGPGTSYEEIIAAITGAVAAPRRAARLA from the coding sequence GTGAGCAGCTCCGCCCTCCCCGCCCTGTCGTTGCACGGCATCGACAAGTCCTTCGGCGCGGTCCGTGCGCTCGAGGGCATCGACCTCGAGGTGCACCGCGGCGAGGTCGTCGCGCTCGTCGGCGACAACGCCGCGGGCAAGTCGACGCTCGCCAAGGTCATCGCGGGCGTCCTCGTCCCGGACGCGGGCATCATCGAGTCCGACGGCGTCCCCGTCACCATCCCCAACCCGGCGGCCGCGCACGCGCTCGGGATCGCGACGGTCTTCCAGGACCTCGCGCTGTGCGACAACCTCGACGTCGTGTCCAACCTCTACCTCGGGCGCGAGCTGCGCCACGGACCGCGGCTCGACGAGGCCGCGATGGAGGACAACGCGCGCCGGATCCTGCGCGACCTCACGTCGCGCATCCCCTCGGTCCGCACGCTCGTCTCCGACCTGTCGGGCGGCCAGCGCCAGAGCGTCGCGATCGCACGCACGCTGCTCGGCGACCCGCGCATCGTCGTGCTCGACGAGCCCACCGCCTCGTTGTCCGTGTCACAGACGGCGGAGGTCCTGACGCACATCGAGCGCCTGCGCGACCTGGGGCACGCGGTCATCCTCATCAGCCACAACATGACCGACGTGCGCGCCGTCGCGGACCGGATCGAGGTCCTGCGCCACGGGCGCAACAACGGCTCGTTCTCCGGGCCCGGCACGAGCTACGAGGAGATCATCGCGGCGATCACGGGCGCTGTCGCCGCTCCGCGTCGGGCAGCCCGCCTGGCCTGA
- a CDS encoding ROK family transcriptional regulator — MNNDRSTPGSQTSLREANRTRIVDAVKRYGGLTQVELAEATGLSTATVSTIVKELTQAGVVDTRPTSRSGRRALKVTLARQLGLVAGIQFGHRHLKVALGDFGRTIVAEQQMPLPVDHRVDTGLDRAALLVMDLLERIGASTDELLTVGMALPAPVDISTGMISVRGIMRGWDDLHVGQVMSKRLARPVVVDNDANLAALAEAELGAARAYRDSVFVRVSYGTGAGVVVGGHVHRGYAGTAGEIGHVQVDPAGPICRCGNRGCLETVVGSGALLDLLRTSHGDMTLRDVISRAVDGDPGCRRVVADAGDRIGIAVATLASAMNPQVIVVGGELAETGEILAGPLRDAVRRHLVPNTIAPVEVVLGELGARAEVMGALALALQSTDVTSDVRLAPGAPGPVGLVAAGDSGPPSPGDRP; from the coding sequence GTGAACAACGACCGGTCCACACCCGGCTCGCAGACCTCACTCCGAGAAGCGAACCGAACACGCATCGTGGATGCGGTGAAGCGCTACGGCGGCCTCACCCAGGTCGAGCTCGCCGAGGCCACGGGGCTGTCCACGGCGACGGTCTCGACCATCGTCAAGGAGCTGACCCAGGCAGGGGTCGTCGACACCCGACCCACCTCGCGCTCCGGACGCCGCGCGCTCAAGGTCACGCTCGCGCGCCAGCTCGGTCTCGTCGCGGGCATCCAGTTCGGCCACCGCCACCTCAAGGTCGCGCTCGGCGACTTCGGCCGCACGATCGTCGCCGAGCAGCAGATGCCCCTGCCCGTGGACCACCGCGTCGACACGGGGCTGGACCGCGCGGCCCTGCTCGTCATGGACCTCCTCGAACGCATCGGCGCCTCGACCGACGAGCTCCTGACGGTCGGCATGGCCCTGCCCGCCCCGGTCGACATCTCGACCGGGATGATCTCGGTGCGCGGCATCATGCGCGGCTGGGACGACCTGCACGTCGGACAGGTCATGTCCAAGCGCCTCGCGCGCCCCGTCGTCGTCGACAACGACGCGAACCTCGCCGCGCTCGCCGAGGCCGAGCTCGGGGCCGCCCGCGCGTATCGCGACTCGGTGTTCGTCCGGGTCTCGTACGGGACCGGGGCGGGCGTCGTCGTCGGCGGGCACGTCCACCGGGGGTACGCGGGGACTGCCGGCGAGATCGGCCACGTCCAGGTCGACCCTGCCGGACCCATCTGCCGCTGCGGCAACCGTGGCTGCCTCGAGACCGTCGTGGGGTCGGGCGCGCTGCTCGACCTGCTGCGCACGAGCCACGGGGACATGACCCTGCGCGACGTCATCTCCCGCGCGGTCGACGGAGACCCTGGCTGCCGACGCGTCGTTGCCGACGCGGGCGACCGCATCGGCATCGCGGTCGCGACGCTCGCGAGCGCCATGAACCCTCAGGTCATCGTCGTCGGGGGTGAGCTCGCGGAGACCGGCGAGATCCTCGCCGGCCCCCTGCGCGACGCGGTCCGGCGCCACCTCGTGCCCAACACGATCGCCCCGGTCGAGGTCGTGCTGGGCGAGCTCGGCGCGCGCGCCGAGGTCATGGGCGCGCTCGCGCTCGCCCTCCAGTCGACCGACGTCACGAGCGACGTCCGCCTCGCCCCGGGGGCGCCCGGCCCCGTGGGCCTCGTCGCCGCAGGAGACTCCGGCCCCCCGTCTCCGGGAGACCGACCATGA
- the chvE gene encoding multiple monosaccharide ABC transporter substrate-binding protein, translating into MTSMRKAVAAAAGMTLLFGALTACSSERAGSESGGGETGGGDTPLIGIAMPTRSLERWNNDGAHLEELLGDAGYETTLQYADNKVDQQITQLQNMINQGADVLVIASIDGTALGPVLDAAAKEEIPVIAYDRLINDSEHVDYYATFDNEKVGTLQGEFIAEQLGLEGGAGPFNLEPFAGSPDDNNARFFFKGAWDVLTPYVESGQLVVPSGKAPATVDDWTTIGIQGWESAKAQSEMENRLNSFYTDKKVNVVLSPNDSLALGIEQALEGSGYSAGEGWPLVTGQDADEANVKNMLAGKQAMTVWKDTRTLGDQVAKMVQQIVDGEEVEVNDTETYDNGVKVVPSFLLDPQVVTADTVQTTLVDSGFYTADKLGL; encoded by the coding sequence ATGACGTCAATGCGCAAGGCGGTCGCGGCCGCTGCTGGGATGACGCTCCTGTTCGGTGCCCTCACGGCATGCAGCTCCGAGCGTGCGGGCAGCGAGTCGGGCGGCGGCGAGACCGGCGGTGGCGACACGCCCCTGATCGGCATCGCGATGCCGACCCGCAGCCTCGAGCGCTGGAACAACGACGGCGCACACCTCGAGGAGCTCCTCGGCGACGCCGGCTACGAGACCACGCTCCAGTACGCGGACAACAAGGTCGACCAGCAGATCACCCAGCTCCAGAACATGATCAACCAGGGCGCCGACGTGCTGGTCATCGCCTCGATCGACGGCACGGCCCTCGGCCCGGTCCTCGACGCGGCCGCCAAGGAGGAGATCCCGGTCATCGCGTACGACCGCCTCATCAACGACTCGGAGCACGTCGACTACTACGCGACGTTCGACAACGAGAAGGTCGGCACGCTCCAGGGCGAGTTCATCGCCGAGCAGCTCGGCCTCGAGGGCGGCGCCGGACCGTTCAACCTCGAGCCCTTCGCCGGGTCGCCCGACGACAACAACGCCCGCTTCTTCTTCAAGGGTGCCTGGGACGTCCTGACCCCCTACGTCGAGTCGGGCCAGCTCGTCGTGCCCTCGGGCAAGGCACCCGCCACGGTCGACGACTGGACCACGATCGGCATCCAGGGCTGGGAGTCCGCCAAGGCCCAGTCCGAGATGGAGAACCGCCTCAACTCGTTCTACACGGACAAGAAGGTGAACGTCGTCCTCTCGCCCAACGACTCGCTCGCGCTCGGCATCGAGCAGGCGCTCGAGGGCAGCGGCTACTCCGCCGGAGAGGGCTGGCCGCTCGTCACGGGCCAGGACGCCGACGAGGCCAACGTGAAGAACATGCTCGCCGGCAAGCAGGCCATGACGGTCTGGAAGGACACCCGCACGCTCGGCGACCAGGTCGCCAAGATGGTCCAGCAGATCGTCGACGGCGAGGAGGTCGAGGTCAACGACACCGAGACCTACGACAACGGCGTGAAGGTCGTGCCCTCGTTCCTCCTCGACCCGCAGGTCGTGACCGCCGACACCGTCCAGACGACGCTCGTCGACTCCGGCTTCTACACGGCCGACAAGCTCGGCCTCTGA
- the mmsA gene encoding multiple monosaccharide ABC transporter ATP-binding protein, translating into MASESNILEMRGITKEFPGVKALQDVTLDVRRGEVHAICGENGAGKSTLMKVLSGVYPHGTYDGTIVMDGETCEFRTIRDSEARGIVIIHQELALVPHLSIAENIFLGNEKASAGIVDWHRTTSEAAALLERVGLSENPATKSMDIGVGKQQLVEIAKALSKRVDLLILDEPTAALNDEDSAHLLKLIDEFRSHGITCIIISHKLNEIAAIADRVTIIRDGATIETLDLHGTEPVTEDRIIRSMVGRSLDSRFPDHEPTIGEEVLRIEDWTVHHPIDTERVVVDHANLSVRAGEIVGMAGLMGAGRTELAMSVFGHSYGAKISGTVYKNGAPIRTRSVSEAIGHGLAYATEDRKRYGLNLIQTIRENISASALGKVSRWGVVDSQAETQVAERYRTDFRIKAPTVEAIAGKLSGGNQQKVVLSKWVYSDPDVLILDEPTRGIDVGAKYEIYAIINALADAGKAVVVISSELPELIGLCDRVYAMSQGRITGEVARADATQEALMHYMTMDKGVDVR; encoded by the coding sequence ATGGCCAGCGAGAGCAACATCCTCGAGATGCGGGGGATCACCAAGGAGTTCCCCGGCGTCAAGGCCCTGCAGGACGTCACGCTGGACGTGCGCCGGGGCGAGGTCCACGCGATCTGCGGGGAGAACGGGGCCGGGAAGTCGACCCTGATGAAGGTGCTGTCGGGCGTCTACCCGCACGGCACCTACGACGGCACGATCGTCATGGACGGCGAGACGTGCGAGTTCAGGACCATCCGCGACAGCGAGGCGCGCGGGATCGTCATCATCCACCAGGAGCTGGCGCTCGTCCCGCACCTGTCGATCGCGGAGAACATCTTCCTCGGCAACGAGAAGGCCTCCGCGGGGATCGTCGACTGGCACCGCACCACGAGCGAGGCCGCGGCCCTGCTCGAGCGCGTCGGCCTGTCCGAGAACCCCGCGACCAAGTCGATGGACATCGGCGTCGGCAAGCAGCAGCTCGTCGAGATCGCCAAGGCGCTGTCCAAGCGCGTGGACCTGCTCATCCTCGACGAGCCCACCGCGGCGCTCAACGACGAGGACAGCGCCCACCTGCTCAAGCTCATCGACGAGTTCCGCAGCCACGGGATCACCTGCATCATCATCAGCCACAAGCTCAACGAGATCGCCGCGATCGCCGACCGCGTGACGATCATCCGCGACGGCGCGACGATCGAGACCCTCGACCTGCACGGCACCGAGCCCGTGACCGAGGACCGCATCATCCGCAGCATGGTCGGGCGCTCGCTCGACAGCCGTTTCCCGGACCACGAGCCGACCATCGGCGAGGAGGTGCTGCGCATCGAGGACTGGACCGTGCACCACCCGATCGACACCGAGCGCGTCGTGGTCGACCACGCGAACCTGTCCGTGCGCGCCGGAGAGATCGTCGGCATGGCCGGGCTCATGGGCGCAGGTCGCACCGAGCTCGCGATGAGCGTGTTCGGACACTCCTACGGGGCGAAGATCTCCGGGACCGTCTACAAGAACGGTGCGCCCATCAGGACGCGCAGCGTCTCCGAGGCCATCGGGCACGGACTCGCGTACGCGACCGAGGACCGCAAGCGGTACGGCCTCAACCTCATCCAGACCATCCGGGAGAACATCTCGGCCTCCGCGCTCGGCAAGGTGTCCCGCTGGGGCGTCGTCGACTCGCAGGCCGAGACCCAGGTCGCCGAGCGCTACCGCACGGACTTCCGGATCAAGGCGCCCACGGTCGAGGCGATCGCCGGCAAGCTCTCGGGCGGGAACCAGCAGAAGGTCGTCCTGTCGAAGTGGGTGTACTCCGACCCGGACGTCCTCATCCTCGACGAGCCCACGCGCGGCATCGACGTGGGCGCTAAGTACGAGATCTACGCGATCATCAACGCCCTCGCCGACGCGGGCAAGGCCGTCGTCGTCATCTCGTCCGAGCTCCCCGAGCTCATCGGCCTGTGCGACCGCGTCTACGCGATGAGCCAGGGCCGGATCACCGGAGAGGTGGCGCGAGCCGACGCCACCCAAGAAGCACTGATGCACTACATGACCATGGACAAGGGAGTCGACGTCCGATGA
- the mmsB gene encoding multiple monosaccharide ABC transporter permease, with amino-acid sequence MNAVREYLGRNVRQYGIVAALLVIVLLFQVLTDGRLLYPNNVASLIQQNAYVMILAIGMVMVIVAGHIDLSVGSVVAFVGGLCAIMMSQWELPWLLAVVLSLGVGALVGMWQGFWVAYVGIPAFIVTLAGMLIFRGLAIVLVGTTVAGLPSGFIAISNGSVPNWFGFVGNLDVVTLVIGGIGIVAFAVAQWRSRMSLRRHELAVEPLPAFVVKIVLAAVLIGVVTYWLSLSSGGTPIVLLIVGILIIAYSFVLNRSVFGRHVYAIGGNRHAAVLSGVNSRRVDFGIFVNMGVLAAVAAVITTSRAGAGVAAAGMNYELDAIAACFIGGTAVAGGVGRVSGAMIGALIMGVLNMGLSIMAVDAAWQQAIKGLVLLLAVAFDLLSKRRAALS; translated from the coding sequence ATGAACGCCGTCAGGGAATACCTCGGCCGCAACGTCCGCCAGTACGGCATCGTCGCGGCACTGCTCGTGATCGTCCTGCTCTTCCAGGTCCTCACCGACGGGCGCCTGCTCTACCCGAACAACGTCGCGAGCCTCATCCAGCAGAACGCCTACGTGATGATCCTCGCGATCGGCATGGTCATGGTGATCGTCGCCGGGCACATCGACCTGTCGGTCGGTTCGGTCGTCGCGTTCGTCGGCGGGCTGTGCGCCATCATGATGAGCCAGTGGGAGCTGCCGTGGCTGCTCGCCGTGGTCCTGTCCCTCGGGGTCGGGGCGCTCGTCGGGATGTGGCAGGGCTTCTGGGTCGCCTACGTCGGGATACCGGCGTTCATCGTGACTCTCGCGGGCATGCTCATCTTCCGCGGCCTCGCGATCGTCCTGGTCGGCACCACGGTCGCGGGCCTGCCCAGCGGGTTCATCGCGATCAGCAACGGCTCGGTGCCCAACTGGTTCGGGTTCGTCGGCAACCTCGACGTGGTGACCCTCGTGATCGGCGGGATCGGCATCGTCGCGTTCGCCGTGGCGCAGTGGCGCTCGCGGATGTCGCTGCGTCGCCACGAGCTCGCGGTCGAGCCGCTGCCCGCGTTCGTCGTCAAGATCGTCCTGGCCGCGGTGCTCATCGGGGTCGTGACGTACTGGCTGTCGCTCAGCTCGGGGGGGACGCCGATCGTGCTGCTCATCGTGGGCATCCTCATCATCGCGTACTCGTTCGTCCTGAACCGCAGCGTGTTCGGCCGCCACGTCTACGCGATCGGCGGCAACCGCCACGCGGCCGTGCTGTCGGGCGTCAACTCGCGCCGCGTCGACTTCGGCATCTTCGTCAACATGGGCGTGCTGGCCGCGGTCGCGGCCGTCATCACGACCTCGCGCGCCGGTGCCGGCGTGGCCGCGGCGGGCATGAACTACGAGCTCGACGCCATCGCCGCGTGCTTCATCGGCGGCACCGCGGTCGCGGGCGGCGTGGGGCGCGTGTCCGGGGCCATGATCGGTGCGCTCATCATGGGCGTGCTCAACATGGGTCTGTCGATCATGGCCGTCGACGCTGCCTGGCAGCAGGCGATCAAGGGCCTCGTCCTGCTCCTCGCGGTCGCGTTCGACCTGCTGAGCAAGAGGCGCGCCGCGCTCTCCTGA
- the glyA gene encoding serine hydroxymethyltransferase has protein sequence MSAQPNVLNQSLLEVDPEIAAVLDGELARQRDTLEMIASENFVPRAVLQAQGSVLTNKYAEGYPGRRYYGGCEQVDVAENLAIARAKSLFGAEHANVQPHSGATANAAVLHALINKGDKILGLELAHGGHLTHGMKINFSGKLYDVSAYGVDPQSYRIEMDEVRKTALETRPDVIIAGWSAYPRHIDFAAFREIADEVGAKLWVDMAHFAGLVAAGLHPSPVPYADVVSSTVHKTIGGPRSGFILSKEEYAKKIDSAVFPGQQGGPLMHVVAAKAVSFKIAASDDFKDRQERTLRGASIIADRLAQPDVAEKGVSVLTGGTDVHLVLVDLRHSELDGQQAEDLLHAVGITVNRNAVPFDPRPPRVTSGLRIGTPALATRGFGDAEFTEVAEIIAATLKAGAGADVEGLSARVRKLTADFPLYPGLSQ, from the coding sequence ATGAGCGCTCAGCCGAACGTCCTGAACCAGTCCCTGCTCGAGGTGGACCCGGAGATCGCCGCGGTCCTCGACGGTGAGCTCGCGCGCCAGCGCGACACCCTCGAGATGATCGCCTCGGAGAACTTCGTGCCGCGCGCCGTCCTGCAGGCGCAGGGCTCGGTCCTCACGAACAAGTACGCCGAGGGCTACCCGGGCCGCCGCTACTACGGTGGCTGCGAGCAGGTCGACGTCGCCGAGAACCTCGCGATCGCCCGCGCCAAGTCGCTGTTCGGCGCCGAGCACGCCAACGTCCAGCCGCACTCCGGCGCGACCGCGAACGCGGCCGTCCTGCACGCCCTCATCAACAAGGGCGACAAGATCCTCGGCCTCGAGCTGGCGCACGGCGGCCACCTCACGCACGGCATGAAGATCAACTTCTCCGGCAAGCTGTACGACGTCTCGGCGTACGGCGTGGACCCGCAGTCGTACCGCATCGAGATGGACGAGGTCCGCAAGACGGCTCTCGAGACCCGCCCCGACGTGATCATCGCCGGCTGGTCCGCGTACCCGCGCCACATCGACTTCGCGGCGTTCCGTGAGATCGCTGACGAGGTCGGCGCGAAGCTCTGGGTCGACATGGCGCACTTCGCCGGCCTCGTCGCCGCGGGTCTGCACCCGTCCCCGGTGCCGTACGCCGACGTCGTGTCCTCGACGGTCCACAAGACCATCGGCGGCCCCCGCTCGGGCTTCATCCTCTCCAAGGAGGAGTACGCCAAGAAGATCGACTCCGCGGTGTTCCCGGGTCAGCAGGGTGGCCCGCTCATGCACGTCGTGGCTGCGAAGGCCGTGTCGTTCAAGATCGCCGCCTCGGACGACTTCAAGGACCGTCAGGAGCGCACGCTGCGCGGCGCGAGCATCATCGCGGACCGCCTGGCGCAGCCCGACGTCGCCGAGAAGGGTGTCTCGGTCCTCACCGGCGGCACCGACGTGCACCTGGTCCTCGTGGACCTGCGCCACTCGGAGCTCGACGGCCAGCAGGCCGAGGACCTCCTGCACGCCGTGGGCATCACCGTGAACCGCAACGCCGTGCCGTTCGACCCGCGTCCCCCGCGCGTCACGTCGGGCCTGCGCATCGGCACGCCCGCGCTCGCGACCCGTGGCTTCGGGGACGCCGAGTTCACGGAGGTCGCCGAGATCATCGCTGCGACCCTCAAGGCCGGTGCCGGCGCGGACGTCGAGGGCCTGAGCGCTCGCGTGCGCAAGCTGACGGCCGACTTCCCGCTGTACCCGGGACTGTCGCAGTAA
- a CDS encoding bifunctional methylenetetrahydrofolate dehydrogenase/methenyltetrahydrofolate cyclohydrolase produces MTAQILDGKATAAAIKAELKTRLVTLAEHGVVPGLGTLLVGDDPGSQWYVAGKHRDCAEIGLSSIREDLPAEATQEEIEAAVRRLNEDPACTGYIVQLPLPKGIDTNRVLELIDPDKDADGLHPTNLGRLVLRVNEDVTSPLPCTPRGIIELIERHGVSLAGKEVVVVGRGVTVGRSIGLLLTRRAVNATVTLTHTGTQDLASLVRRADVVVAAAGVKGIITRDMVKPGAVVIDVGVSREVDEETGKSRVVGDADPAVAEVAGWISPNPGGVGPMTRAMLLANVVDSAERAAGIASA; encoded by the coding sequence ATGACCGCGCAGATCCTGGACGGCAAGGCCACCGCCGCCGCCATCAAGGCCGAGCTCAAGACCCGTCTCGTGACCCTCGCCGAGCACGGCGTCGTGCCGGGCCTCGGCACCCTCCTGGTCGGCGACGACCCGGGCTCGCAGTGGTACGTCGCGGGCAAGCACCGCGACTGCGCCGAGATCGGGCTCTCCTCGATCCGCGAGGACCTGCCCGCCGAGGCCACGCAGGAGGAGATCGAGGCCGCGGTCCGCCGCCTCAACGAGGACCCCGCGTGCACGGGCTACATCGTGCAGCTCCCGCTCCCGAAGGGCATCGACACCAACCGCGTGCTCGAGCTCATCGACCCCGACAAGGACGCCGACGGCCTGCACCCGACCAACCTCGGGCGTCTCGTGCTGCGCGTCAACGAGGACGTCACGTCGCCGCTGCCGTGCACGCCGCGCGGCATCATCGAGCTCATCGAGCGCCACGGCGTCTCGCTCGCGGGCAAGGAGGTCGTGGTCGTGGGCCGCGGTGTGACCGTGGGCCGCTCGATCGGCCTGCTCCTCACGCGCCGTGCCGTCAACGCGACGGTGACCCTCACGCACACGGGCACCCAGGACCTGGCCTCGCTCGTCCGGCGAGCCGACGTCGTCGTCGCGGCGGCAGGCGTCAAGGGCATCATCACGCGCGACATGGTCAAGCCGGGCGCCGTCGTGATCGACGTGGGCGTCTCGCGCGAGGTCGACGAGGAGACGGGCAAGAGCCGCGTCGTGGGCGACGCCGACCCGGCTGTGGCCGAGGTCGCGGGCTGGATCTCGCCCAACCCCGGCGGCGTGGGGCCCATGACGCGCGCGATGCTCCTCGCGAACGTCGTGGACTCGGCCGAGCGCGCGGCGGGCATCGCCAGCGCCTGA